A single window of Malus sylvestris chromosome 5, drMalSylv7.2, whole genome shotgun sequence DNA harbors:
- the LOC126623759 gene encoding serine carboxypeptidase-like 19 isoform X2 — MALISDRIYESTTRNCSGEYVDVDPNNQLCLNSLQAFQECTGRLDSEHILAPFCPKANDYNELTVLEMNWNWKAGISLPVEDTLKDFPSSLQLCREDRIRYAVLWANDINVRKAFNIREIHNLPFK; from the exons ATGGCGCTTATATCAGATAGAATATACGAG TCAACTACAAGGAATTGCAGTGGCGAATACGTAGATGTAGATCCAAACAATCAACTATGCCTCAACAGTCTTCAAGCTTTCCAGGAG TGCACTGGAAGACTTGATTCCGAACACATATTGGCACCTTTCTGCCCCAAGGCAAACGACTATAACGAATTAACAGTGTTAGAAATGAACTGGAATTGGAAGGCGGGTATCTCACTCCCTGTTGAGGATACTTTGAAAGATTTCCCCTCTTCTCTGCAGTTGTGTcgg GAAGATAGGATCCGCTACGCTGTTCTTTGGGCGAATGATATAAACGTCCGTAAAGCTTTCAACATTCGAGAG ATACACAATTTACCATTCAAATAA
- the LOC126623759 gene encoding serine carboxypeptidase-like 8 isoform X1 has protein sequence MALISDRIYESTTRNCSGEYVDVDPNNQLCLNSLQAFQECTGRLDSEHILAPFCPKANDYNELTVLEMNWNWKAGISLPVEDTLKDFPSSLQLCREDRIRYAVLWANDINVRKAFNIREGIKGEWAKCNKTTPYTFDVPSSFEYH, from the exons ATGGCGCTTATATCAGATAGAATATACGAG TCAACTACAAGGAATTGCAGTGGCGAATACGTAGATGTAGATCCAAACAATCAACTATGCCTCAACAGTCTTCAAGCTTTCCAGGAG TGCACTGGAAGACTTGATTCCGAACACATATTGGCACCTTTCTGCCCCAAGGCAAACGACTATAACGAATTAACAGTGTTAGAAATGAACTGGAATTGGAAGGCGGGTATCTCACTCCCTGTTGAGGATACTTTGAAAGATTTCCCCTCTTCTCTGCAGTTGTGTcgg GAAGATAGGATCCGCTACGCTGTTCTTTGGGCGAATGATATAAACGTCCGTAAAGCTTTCAACATTCGAGAG GGAATAAAAGGTGAATGGGCTAAATGCAATAAAACCACACCTTATACGTTTGATGTCCCAAGTAGTTTTGAATATCATTGA